In the Pseudothauera hydrothermalis genome, one interval contains:
- a CDS encoding acylphosphatase: MPEHASASSIARSLRILGRVQGVFYRASAKAQADRLGLRGWVRNKRDGSVEALVAGPAEAIDRFIDWAYQGPAQARVERIEIGAADAPQAAGFRILPDA, encoded by the coding sequence ATGCCTGAGCACGCATCCGCCAGCTCTATAGCCCGCAGCCTGCGCATCCTGGGCCGGGTCCAGGGCGTTTTCTACCGCGCCAGCGCCAAGGCACAGGCCGACCGCCTGGGCTTGCGGGGTTGGGTGCGCAACAAGCGCGACGGCAGCGTCGAAGCGCTGGTGGCGGGGCCCGCAGAAGCCATCGATCGCTTCATCGATTGGGCCTACCAGGGCCCTGCCCAGGCCCGGGTCGAGCGCATCGAAATCGGCGCCGCGGACGCTCCACAGGCGGCCGGTTTCCGCATTCTGCCCGACGCCTGA